From the genome of Scytonema hofmannii PCC 7110, one region includes:
- a CDS encoding DUF1517 domain-containing protein, with protein sequence MHKKLQQAIKPVLKTLFLLSLVFALAFGQANGALAASGGRIGGGSFRVPSSRPYSSPRTYAPPGGGYYAPYPGGGFGFPFLIPFFGFGGGIGTLFSVLIFIAIANFFVQTFRRVGSGETEVGSNPNVSVTRLQVGLLASARGLQNELNYIAETADTNSPEGRAEVLQEASLALLRHPEYWIYAGTGTQQARLNAAEAQFNRLSIAERSKFSEETLTNVNNQLKGATPKDALPAAGGELDNPTKLITEGPGEYIIVTLLAATLGKFQLPEVNSADDLRQALRVMGSVPGEQLLAMEVLWTPQASVDTLTSDDILAEYPDLKLV encoded by the coding sequence ATGCATAAAAAACTACAACAAGCTATCAAACCCGTTTTAAAAACCCTGTTCCTCCTAAGTCTTGTGTTCGCATTAGCATTCGGTCAAGCTAATGGAGCGTTAGCCGCTAGTGGAGGTAGAATCGGAGGTGGTTCTTTCAGGGTACCTTCAAGCCGTCCTTACTCTTCTCCCCGAACTTATGCACCTCCCGGTGGAGGATACTATGCTCCTTACCCTGGTGGTGGTTTTGGCTTTCCTTTCCTGATTCCCTTTTTTGGATTTGGAGGTGGGATAGGAACTCTGTTCAGCGTGTTGATATTTATAGCGATCGCAAACTTTTTTGTCCAAACCTTCCGCCGCGTTGGAAGTGGTGAAACAGAAGTTGGTAGCAACCCAAATGTTTCCGTCACTCGTCTGCAAGTCGGTTTGTTAGCTAGCGCTCGTGGTTTGCAAAACGAACTCAACTACATTGCTGAAACTGCTGACACCAACTCTCCGGAAGGGAGAGCAGAAGTTTTACAAGAAGCAAGCCTCGCCCTCTTACGCCATCCAGAATACTGGATTTATGCTGGTACAGGTACGCAACAAGCACGTTTAAATGCTGCTGAGGCACAGTTTAATCGATTGTCAATAGCAGAACGTAGCAAATTTAGTGAAGAAACTTTAACTAACGTCAATAACCAGCTTAAAGGAGCAACACCTAAAGATGCTTTACCTGCTGCAGGGGGTGAACTCGATAATCCCACCAAGCTGATTACAGAAGGACCTGGGGAATATATTATCGTTACCTTACTAGCTGCAACACTGGGTAAATTCCAACTTCCAGAAGTTAACAGCGCCGATGATTTGCGTCAAGCTTTACGTGTCATGGGTAGCGTTCCCGGCGAGCAACTACTAGCAATGGAAGTGCTTTGGACTCCACAAGCTTCTGTCGATACCCTCACCTCTGATGACATCTTAGCTGAGTATCCAGATTTGAAACTGGTTTAG
- a CDS encoding caspase family protein, protein MTLIWQKQPTDTGQTHVLIIGVGYYNHLRGGDGYRQGVIASQGMRLEQLTSPPISARAFAQWIVDSFENEEVPLGSVELLLSDVRGNTNFTVDRENVSIEAATLPNIEAAFRAWYKRCDSHSNIAIFYFCGHGVNIQQESILLAEDFGADELAPYSNAMNIDQIYRGMLQCKAKTQCFFIDACNNGSVEGLRLENANAKCFVTPQLITRNSESNLSSRLLFKAAAPGKFTGADRPREVSRFTQALIKSLNGVSCEKKDGRWVVSIPDLVHSVQWLMEQASRRNNSYQLPYAISEGWGQLIVRQRPPLVPVTLRFEPLEAMADATMLELQSWGSPALLPIRPESILQVNQHKEWQIEEVEVGRFYQLTTRFSSSRYRNLDTLLSVMPRSHSPDPIPIEMNL, encoded by the coding sequence GTGACTCTAATTTGGCAAAAACAACCAACAGACACAGGGCAGACTCATGTACTGATAATTGGAGTAGGATATTACAACCATTTACGAGGCGGAGATGGCTATAGGCAAGGTGTTATAGCTAGCCAAGGCATGAGACTTGAGCAGCTTACGTCCCCACCTATCTCAGCTCGAGCATTTGCTCAGTGGATCGTCGATAGCTTTGAAAATGAAGAAGTACCTCTAGGCTCTGTTGAGTTATTGCTATCTGATGTTAGAGGAAATACCAACTTTACAGTAGATAGGGAGAATGTTTCTATCGAAGCTGCCACCTTACCTAACATTGAAGCTGCATTTCGAGCGTGGTACAAGCGGTGCGATAGTCATTCAAATATAGCTATTTTTTATTTCTGTGGTCACGGCGTTAATATCCAACAGGAGTCAATACTGTTAGCTGAGGATTTTGGTGCAGACGAGCTCGCTCCTTATAGTAATGCCATGAATATAGACCAGATTTACCGAGGAATGCTACAGTGTAAAGCTAAAACCCAATGCTTCTTCATTGACGCTTGCAACAATGGCTCGGTAGAAGGACTTCGTCTAGAAAACGCTAACGCCAAATGCTTTGTTACCCCACAATTGATAACTCGAAACTCAGAAAGTAATCTTTCTTCAAGGCTGCTGTTCAAAGCTGCTGCACCAGGTAAATTCACAGGTGCCGATCGCCCAAGAGAAGTTAGTCGCTTTACCCAAGCACTAATTAAAAGCCTAAACGGAGTGAGTTGTGAAAAGAAAGATGGTCGATGGGTTGTGAGTATACCGGATCTTGTACATAGTGTCCAATGGTTAATGGAGCAAGCAAGTAGAAGGAACAACAGCTATCAACTACCATATGCTATTTCTGAAGGATGGGGTCAATTGATTGTTCGACAACGTCCTCCTCTGGTTCCTGTAACTCTTCGATTTGAACCACTTGAAGCTATGGCAGACGCAACCATGTTAGAACTTCAATCGTGGGGATCTCCTGCTTTACTGCCTATAAGACCTGAGTCTATCTTACAGGTAAATCAGCACAAGGAGTGGCAAATAGAAGAAGTTGAAGTCGGTAGGTTTTACCAACTAACCACGAGATTTTCATCAAGTCGATATAGAAATTTAGATACATTACTCTCTGTGATGCCTCGGTCTCATTCTCCAGATCCAATTCCCATAGAGATGAATTTATGA